The region GTGatgagaagaaaaaaaaagccaAAATGAAAtgcaaaaaataatatgaaaatgaaaaattaaaaaggtaaaaattcaaaagatgAAATGAAGTGAAAGAGGTTGGTAATACTTtaaatagttttatttCTGTTCGTTTGTATAAATGTCTATCTATCTATCTATCAAACAAAggaacaaaataaaaaaatctgAAAACCAAGAAAGAAATGAAAtggaataataatgaagttAACGATGAGAATGGCTAATAAAAACAGTTGATGTGGagaatgataatattgCCAATGGTGTGGTAGGTAGACCTCGAAAACTGTAGGAGCGGATggaataatgaaatatattaataaataaacctAGTATagaagtgaaaaaaaaaaaacctAACACTTGAACGCGTAGTCAATAACTGTTTTGTAATTGAGAACGATGCAGTTAAATGAAATGATAAGgtgcttttttttcaaactaAAAACTGAAATAATGTTTACACTCCAAATGGTATAACCTAAATGTATATTGTTTTGTGACTTCAAAAGAAgagataaagaaaaaaaattgatattaagatatataaaaaaaaaacataagAACCCTTTTGAAGTAGATATTACACTCAACAAATACTAATAACTATTAGAATAGCCTTCATGTTACATTCTTATTGCTGTATATATGGAATAAAGGGACCATCTAGTTTCGATTGAGTTTCAGATCTGATTCttgtttcattattaattaagtTACTCCTGTAAACTGGGCACCAATCTTTACGCATCGTTTTTGGTTTTAGAAATTCACAAATAACGCGACAGGGTTTCGTAACCCTACATTATAAGACAGTCAACCCCAAATAACACATAACCCTactttaattttgatagCGCCGTTTGTCGCATTTATTTCCTAAAGAGTCGATCAATTAATCTCGGTAATAGTAGTATTAACCCCGTTTATCTTTAGGTTGATAGCGGCAAACATGCCCAAAAAGGAATAAAATTAACCCCTAAAAAGAATGTGAATGTAATTCCTTAAAACGGAGATGATCCGGGTAATGATCCACATAACCCcgcaaaagaaaaagaaataagtTGAAAAGTTCCCCATATATACTCAATATAATTACATATCCTTTTAGGAAATACGGCATATTGGGGCTCGGAGTTAAGGTGTTCCAGCCGTTTCCCCTCACCACAATAAGAATGAATTAAGGTCAACAGTGGTCACCAGGACATTTCCCAATTAATGATAAGGAAATAAAGGAAAGACATggagaaaatatttattggGGAAAATGTTATTCGTGTCTGTCACAGATTACACTTACATGATTCAATTCTATAGTTGTATATAAAGTAAAGAATAATCTTGATCATTTTGAATGCTTTTTTACTGACTGTAAAAATAGTCaagcatatatatatatacatatatatatctttataaCATACAGTAACACGTTAGGAATGTCCAAAAGATTAAGTGAAATTAGAGATCATTTAAACAAGGTGGAGAATGGCCCAAGTTGGAGAACTTCAAGGCCAGATGATGTAGTGATCGTCGCTTCCTATAGATCAGCAATTGGGAAAGGGTTCAAAGGCTCGTTCAAAGAGTTGAATACAGACTATTTGTTATACCAATTCTTGAAAGAATTTGATAAGAAATTACCTGCTAATTTGAGTAATGATAAGGGTAAGATCGAAGAAATTATCTGTGGTAATGTATTGAATCCTGGAGCAGGTGCTACAGAACATAGAAGTGCTTGTCTGGCTGCAGGGTACCCTTATTCGACTTCATTTGCTGCCGTCAATAGGCAATGTTCTTCAGGTTTAACTGCAGTCAATGATATTGCAAACAAAATTAGAGTTGGTCAAATTGATATTGGTTTGGCCCTGGGAGTGGAGTCGATGTCCAAAAACTATGCTACCGTGAACCCTTTAGGAAGAATTTCTGATGAAATGAAGGAAAATGCCAATGCAAGAAAATGTTTAATTCCAATGGGTATCACAAACGAGAATGTGGCTGCAACTTTCAAAATTCCTAGAGAAGATCAGGATCTATTTGCTGCAAGCTCCTATAATAAAGCTGAAAAAGCTGTCAAAACAGGTTTATTCAAAGATGAAATCTTGCCAATTCAATTACCAGATGGTACAGTAGTAGAGCAAGATGAAGGTCCAAGACCAAATGTCACAGCAGATAGTCTGGGGAAGATTAGACCCGCTTTTATCAAGGATAAAGGTGTAACCACTGCCGGTAATGCATCTCAAGTTTCGGATGGTGTAGCTGGTGTACTTTTAGCAAGAAGATCGGTGGCAATCGATATGAATTTGCCAATTATGGGGAAATATTTAGGTTTCCAAACAGTAGGTGTACCACCCGAATTAATGGGCGTGGGTCCAGCATATGCTATCCCAAAAGTATTGAAAGATGTTGGTTTGACAGTGCAAGACATTGatgtttttgaaattaatgaagCTTTTGCTGCACAAGCCATTTATTGTATCAAAAAACTGGATATAGACTTTAAAAAAGTCAATCCAAGAGGTGGTGCTATTGCGTTGGGTCACCCATTAGGTTGCACGGGTGCACGGCAAGTCGCTACTATATTAAGAGAACTGCAAGATGGTCAAATAGGGGTTGTAAGTATGTGTATTGGGACTGGTATGGGTGCAGCTGCTGTTTTtgtaaaagaataatttatctttggtttataatattgatatcaAGAGTTGTATGAGTGTATATGCATGtgttttatattcaattcatttaGATTATTTCATATTACTTCTTTAAGAggtataaaaaaagaaaagaaaaaagaaatgcaattttattatattaattaattttctgtataaatactattttcaaataaattgattataGAATGTCTTGGAAATTTCgctgatatttttataatttgaattcattaatatgtctaaattttgaacaaaataatttagcTGTGCTAATATTGGTTCATTTGCAAGTTGTAATTCAAGtactttaaaattaaaatttctaatagatttttgtaaatagGCTACttgtttttgaaatttactGTCTTCATTAGAAATTTCCATTGTACGACTCATTGTCACTATACTCTTGTTATTTAAGGACAGATTAATTGGTTTATTTGGATATTCGTTTGGAATTTCAACTAAAATCTTGAATTTTGATATAtcagaaatattaatattatgaaTCGTATAACCGTATGAAATCGAATcggaattttttttaaataatttaaaagatttggaTCCCAATACTCGGCTACAAATTTCTAACTCCTTATTGAtcttattttgattatctCCAAGTATTTTTAATCTCTCTGCAGATAATTTATCACGAGGTTGATATGATTTAAAGTTGGAATTTGAACGAGAATTAGATTTATCATAGttatcattttttcttcGGCTATTCCTAGATCTATTGTTACTTCTATTACTGTTATTTCCATTGCTATTACTTCTTTCATGATTACTTTCAGAAATATCCACATTTGACTTTTCATCATTTCTGGATTGTCTATTACCATTGCTATTTCTAGGTCTATTTCTACTTCTGGATCTAGAATTAGTTCTGGAATTTGGTTTATTCAATGAACTGTTAGAATCCTCATTTGAAGTTTCATTCTTGGTTcgattattattgtttttcctacgataaatatttttcttattacctcttttatttttttcaatgttGGAAGTACCTTGAGGTGATCTTGAATCTGAATCTTCCATAACAAAGAGTAACAGAagtataatttaaaatgaatGATATTACGCACTAACTTAGTAAGTAGGATATTGCTAATAGTACTCCACGTAATAGTTATTGAAGCTTCTTGCAAAGTCTTTTTATTAGCAAAggattttatatttttctatttagtattattaaagtATCCGTCGGCTTTTTAACAAAGGAGGAATTGTCGTATTTTTAACATTCCTTATGAAATGAAgttcaatttcaaatttatgaattataattcaaaaaattttcaaaactcttacaattttatttctaatatttacaattttttcctctattttttgtttaagCAATGAATACTCCAAACGTAGAGTAATTTAtacgaaaaaaaatataaattactTCAAAGCTTTTATTGGAATTAcaagatatttaaaatgataatataacATTTAGCtgttattcaaaataagaatgactaaatttggaattttattttaaaattaaatcctTTAAAtcgtattttttttgtcttgTAATGTTTTTAACCTGTCcttttaatagaatttataGAATCTAAaactatatataaaaaaataactatataaaTGTTCCTAACATAAATAAtgcttttttatttctttgaattttaaGTATTGCAAAAAAAGCAGTTTTCAAACGGTATTCGAGACATTCCCCCAAGTATCATGAATAAAATCTGCAactttttctatttttgaattgtaatttagccatcttttaaagaaatGCTTTCTTTCGCAAAAGTTGACATAttggaatatattttctctCGACTCTTCCGCTCTTAATTCATCAACAATCATCTGTTTGATACTTGGTTCccattttaatttaaaatattccaaaaacCCGTTTGAAGCATCAggattataaattaatcgTCCTTTTCTCAAATAATTCTCGTCTTTTTCAACTAAAATGTCATTGTTACAATTAACGtccataatattttttttaaaaaataatttttgtgaAAAAAACgtattcaattttttattaattatctttaaattatatttcagATTATGTGTCGTTTCATTAAGTTTTCTTGGTATTGATCTTTCCTGCTTCTTAAGAATCTGTGCAAATAATTGCTCCCTATGTTTTTTATATGCATAGGAATCacattcttcaattttatgTCTTCTTAAATACCAAGGGCAATACTCACCTAGTATTGTTGcatataaattttcttttttcctAAAACTGGTTTTACAAATATAATCTACTtgtttaatctttttttccttcttgttaaaagtttttttaaaattatttagaagCTCATCAACATAatcaaatttgaaattatattttatattgtcAGTCTTTAgatgttttttttgctcAATGATGGAATCgaaattcattttcaaatcttcaagtaaaaaatcaaaatatgtCTTAGCAGAAGCACTTTCATCTACAGACTCTAAACTACTATTTTGATTTACGACAGAAGGTGATGAagagaaataaaatttttcattttctgaATAATTTGTGTTACAGCTTTCATTCTTAGTCATAGCAGAATCTTGATTCTCTTTATTTACAATAATTAGTTCCCAAATTGGCAATCCGACagaattatattcatatcttttattcaatattctTGGAACAATAGCTAATGAACAATTTTGTGggttaatgataaaatttttccaGTCTTCCTCAGTTAAATTagtaatatcaaaaatatttgtgacaccattttcatttagATATTtcgaaatttttttccattcaTATGGTGTAATAAGATGTGGTTTAACTTCTAAATATTCAGTTGTgtctaaatttttatttttcaatagatttaggttatttgaataattaagatagtaatttttttccaaagaaGTTATAGGGTAATTGGATAAGTTGATCCTTGAGGGCAAACGGTCAGTAATTTTTTCACAAGTGATAGTGGTGTATTCAGATTCGACGTTTGTATTTAAgttaatcaaaatatttttttctgaaaaagttttaatattattgtccttagattcatatttttgaaagttTAATTGTCCTTGATTGAAATCCATAAGCGTCTAGTAAGTAATAAACCACTCCAATACATTTAGATACAAAAATGTGggtaaataaaaaaattaataactttctttttctttttcttttttttttaattttaaattacaTATATTTCACAAggatattatatttttataacaaaacaaaaatataaaaatataatttgtGTCACATACCGCCAAAAGACcgataaataaatatctcAAGATATTCTGACGTTCTAGAGCGAGTCAGTTAGCAAGTACTAAGATAAATCCGAAACCCCTAAATCCGAAGAGTAAAAAACTATAAAAGGAGGAGACGAGAATTATAGCTTTATAAACAACATGGTATAAAGACAGGGAAGAGACTAATCGTTTAGTACTCTTataagaaacaaaaaagatTATAAGCATTGTTAACTTGATTTTGGTACTAGTGTTATATCGGATGTTTACAGGCACAGCTTATCATGATATGACTTCTCTCAAAATAGCTTCATGCTCAGTTTATCTAGAGGATATATTCTCAATTTGTGGGGTCCAGAATAATAGTTTTCATGACCATATTTGTTGAACTAGCTTATTACTTCGAGTTTGGCGTTACCTGAGTATTCACgtgatataaataaaattgacaaaaaataaaagctCCGATACGGGGAGTCGAACCCCGGTCTCCACGGTGAAAGCGTGATGTGATAGTCGTTACACTATATCGGAATTTCTTGATGTTTTTGACTTAGAATCAAGGCTTAACTTCGTGGATCCAAAGCCATTAACCTGAATTCAAAATACAAGCACATGTACGTATTATTTGAGCCTTATCAATATCCGATATCGCTacttaaaattataaataatactacGCTACAGATACGCTAAAATATTGCTAAAGATACAAATCATACTTATACATACAAATTAACACGTGTCTTAAAGCCACATCTGAAATGAATCAATGTGCCATTAATGCTAACACAAGAGTGTTACTCTCATGACTACTACAACTAACTGATTAGTAATTGTTCTATTGCTAACaaacaattacaaaaatcaAGTCCATGTACACCAAAAAAATCGTATAAAAAGGGACAGGATTTCTCTGTTAAATATGAAAACTTCTCTTGGActtttatataaaagaagaaaaaagaaatcacCAATCAAGAAGTAGACTTCcttttctatattttatagTTTTTAGTCTATCTATATCTTCTAACTTCTTCATTTCTATTTTGGTTGTGTCATCTCGTCTTCAATTTATGccaaatattgataattccAGCATATTCTTCTATTGCTGTTACTATTGCtcaattctttttctataatacaatatttttctttgttgaCTTTTGTAGGCCGACATTATGTTTAGCTAAGTTTATCAAGTCACCATCAGCTATTAGCTCAAACAGATAACGCCAACTTGGCTAAAAGTAAACTTCCTACAAGATCTGGTTAAACTGACCTAGTGAAGAAACAAGGATGACTAGAAAGAAGAGTTTATTAAGTTTCTAAAAAACtcgttttttttcttcaacaaTCCGTGAATTGCATTTGTAAGGCAAACATGTGTGAAGTCTCATCTGCAACTTAATTTGTAACGGTGTACTATGCACTCTAAGAGACTAGATAGTCATTATCTTGCTGCAACAGAAACTGCAACTTACTATCCATGCGTAGTTATTGTTTGTAGAACAACCCTCTCTACATAACCAACAtttgtttatatatttatcgTCTAATGATTGAAAGTGAGGTTAATATATTCTACGAGACAAGCGACAAATATCTTGCCTTTATTATACCCAGCATTGCTTCTCCATACTAGCTCTAACACTAGTTAGTTAAACTATAACGTGAATTTAGCATCAGATAAACTGATTTTCTGTGTAAAAACTACTCtacttttttcattaaGAGAGTGTTCTGTTATTAAGTCTTATACATCCAATAACAGGCAAAATTTGTTCTAACTATAGGTCCCACATATATgtaaatacaaaatatagGACAGATGGCGATGATTTATggtaaattaataatgaaaaagttATTTTGTGAAGTTCTAAGATAATAGAGGCAAGTAGAGGCGAGTAGTCGACGTACTAGACAAAAAGATGGTAGAAAGTAATTTCTCTGGATTACTAGTACTCAACATTCTTTAGTTATATAACTTTGTACAGACTTCAgtattatataaaagaaagaaaacaaaaacgATTGGTGTCGAATATGTTGTGCTAACTTTAATGAAGTTAGGACAAGTTAGTCAATCGATCTGAAGTGAGAATTGTAGTAGATAAGTATTAACTAGAGTTCTATAATAGAACTATATTCCAGTATAGGGTCATTTTTATAGTATAATAGATAATCTGGACGAAGTTTCCGACACatgatatttataatgACGAGTAGGAGATGTTAAGTATATTGATGACCAATATTATCtcagaaatatttaatattggcTAAA is a window of Henningerozyma blattae CBS 6284 chromosome 5, complete genome DNA encoding:
- the POT1 gene encoding acetyl-CoA C-acyltransferase (similar to Saccharomyces cerevisiae POT1 (YIL160C); ancestral locus Anc_5.718); protein product: MSKRLSEIRDHLNKVENGPSWRTSRPDDVVIVASYRSAIGKGFKGSFKELNTDYLLYQFLKEFDKKLPANLSNDKGKIEEIICGNVLNPGAGATEHRSACLAAGYPYSTSFAAVNRQCSSGLTAVNDIANKIRVGQIDIGLALGVESMSKNYATVNPLGRISDEMKENANARKCLIPMGITNENVAATFKIPREDQDLFAASSYNKAEKAVKTGLFKDEILPIQLPDGTVVEQDEGPRPNVTADSLGKIRPAFIKDKGVTTAGNASQVSDGVAGVLLARRSVAIDMNLPIMGKYLGFQTVGVPPELMGVGPAYAIPKVLKDVGLTVQDIDVFEINEAFAAQAIYCIKKLDIDFKKVNPRGGAIALGHPLGCTGARQVATILRELQDGQIGVVSMCIGTGMGAAAVFVKE
- the SMU2 gene encoding Smu2p (similar to Saccharomyces cerevisiae YIL161W; ancestral locus Anc_5.719), which gives rise to MEDSDSRSPQGTSNIEKNKRGNKKNIYRRKNNNNRTKNETSNEDSNSSLNKPNSRTNSRSRSRNRPRNSNGNRQSRNDEKSNVDISESNHERSNSNGNNSNRSNNRSRNSRRKNDNYDKSNSRSNSNFKSYQPRDKLSAERLKILGDNQNKINKELEICSRVLGSKSFKLFKKNSDSISYGYTIHNINISDISKFKILVEIPNEYPNKPINLSLNNKSIVTMSRTMEISNEDSKFQKQVAYLQKSIRNFNFKVLELQLANEPILAQLNYFVQNLDILMNSNYKNISEISKTFYNQFI
- the TBLA0E01850 gene encoding uncharacterized protein, encoding MDFNQGQLNFQKYESKDNNIKTFSEKNILINLNTNVESEYTTITCEKITDRLPSRINLSNYPITSLEKNYYLNYSNNLNLLKNKNLDTTEYLEVKPHLITPYEWKKISKYLNENGVTNIFDITNLTEEDWKNFIINPQNCSLAIVPRILNKRYEYNSVGLPIWELIIVNKENQDSAMTKNESCNTNYSENEKFYFSSSPSVVNQNSSLESVDESASAKTYFDFLLEDLKMNFDSIIEQKKHLKTDNIKYNFKFDYVDELLNNFKKTFNKKEKKIKQVDYICKTSFRKKENLYATILGEYCPWYLRRHKIEECDSYAYKKHREQLFAQILKKQERSIPRKLNETTHNLKYNLKIINKKLNTFFSQKLFFKKNIMDVNCNNDILVEKDENYLRKGRLIYNPDASNGFLEYFKLKWEPSIKQMIVDELRAEESRENIFQYVNFCERKHFFKRWLNYNSKIEKVADFIHDTWGNVSNTV